atagatctgtttctgtacgtgccctgactggggatcaaaccagcaacctcagtgctgtaggacaatactctaaccaagtgagctatcccAACAGGGCCAaagtacttaaatatttattgtagtaaTGTCTGATGAGTCACAAATgtttaataagtatttgttgaatgatccCATTATAGGAATACACTGTGCTGAAAATGCTAACTAACTAGATTTTAAGGTGGCTAAAGGGACTCTAAATACAGGTGGATGATTTAGCTTAAACTCCAGTAGCACTgttgggagagggaaggaaaggctgTAAGTATGTATATGCAGTGAATCAATAAGGTCAGTGccattcctgacctgtggtggcacagtggatcaagtgtcaacctgaaatgctgagttcACCGGTTCCAaacctgtgcttgcctggtcaaggcacatacaagaagcaactatgagttgatgcttcccattccttctccactcctgcatttctttttctctgtctctctgtctctccctctcctctctctaatcaGTAAATAAAAGGTCAATTCCATCCATAAGCACAGTATTTTACTTCCAAAACTGTAGAATGTACACATAGCAAAAGCTGGACTTcgctctttatttattcattagagagaaagagagagagagagagagagagagaaggggggaggagcaggaagcatcaactcccacatgtgccccgaccaggcaagcccagggtttcgaaccggcaacctcagcgtttccaggttgacgcttcatccactgcgccaccacaggtctggacTTTGCtctttagatcagtggtcggcaaactctgttagtcaacagagcctgatatcaatagtacaacgattgaaatttttttttttttctgaagttggaaacgggttagactcccgcatgcacccaaccgggatccacccggcatgcccaccagggggcgatgttctgcccatctggggcgttgctctgttgcaaccagagccattctaacgcctgaggcagaggccacagagccatcctcagtgcccgggccaactttgctccaatggagccttggctgcaggaggggaagaaagagagaggaaggagagggggaggggtggagaagcagatgggcgcttctcctgtgtgccctggccgggaatcgaacccgggactcccgcatgccaggccgacgctctaccactgagcaaacaggccagggctgaaatttcttttgagaggctaattttttaaacttaaactatataggtaggtacattccttattgaggtatgcctacacgtggtattttgtggaagagcctcactcaaggggccaaagagtcgcatgtggctcgcaagccgcagtttgctgaccagggctttAGATCAATGCATTGTATACTAGTCAAGCTTTCTTCCTAAGTAAATCTAGAGTAATACATTATActatcatgtatttttatttaggatagccaagaaaaaaatggatgaaCAGAGTTTCTTTGGTGGATTGCTTCATGTATGCTATGCTCCAGAATTTGAGACAGttgaagaaactagaaaaaaattacgAGAGAGGAGGGCTTATGTAGCAAGAACTACtaaaaataaaggtaaggaaAGCGTGTTACTAAACACCTATGTGTCTGGCAGTCTGCTGGGTATAGCATCATGGAGCTCTCGGTCTACTGGGAAGAGAGGCAAGTAAATGAACACAGAATTCACTAACTGCAAACAACAGGGTTCTTTGTAGCACTGTACATAATCTAGGCTGGGAAGAGAGACATGTTGGGTCATGGAAGACTCCCAGAGGATGAGAGTGGTGCCTGAGTTTTGAAGGATAAATAGATATTACTCAGAAGGGAAAAGGTATGCCAGGTAGCATGTTTAAAGGCCCAGATAAATAAATTTGCATCATGTACCTTAAGGAACTATGAGTAGTACAGGATAACCACACATAGGGGCTTCAGTGAGAGAGAAGATTAGAAAAGTGGACAGGAAGTGAATCATGAGGGGCTTTGTGTCCCATGTTAAGGAATTACGGCTTTGACCTAATGGCAGTGAGAAACAATTAGTGTTTGAGAACCAATTACCATCTGCTAATCTAAAACTGCTAAATGTGGGAAAGTTTCACTTTTGATCAGCAGCTGGCCAGATGCCCTGCATACCCACCTGAGTTTCCCTAGACACAAACTGGCTGCCTGGAATGCAGTCTTGGAACCTGGCACATGGATTGTAGGACTAGAGCAGTCAGAAGTGGATTAGGATAGTGCGTGTCGTCTGAAATCTGAATACCCAGATTACCAAATTTCCACTCTTTGTTTCAAAGACAAAGTTGGAGTCCACACAGCTATTGAATATGATGATTTTATGGCTGATTGGGGAACAGGCATGTGGCAGTGGTGAAAAGAGGAATAAGGTAGAAAGACTCTTGGAAAACTTATCtgaaaaaatggcaatagagcTGTTGACAGTCCCTGGTCATTTGTAGACACTGAACTTTAACCTGTGGGATATGTAAATAACTAGCTCCATGCAaacttgtatgtgtgtgtggcaaaggaaattaataaatatgGGCCCAGCATATTGCATCCTTTAAAAACTAACACAAACTAAGCATTACATACACTAGGAGGGTAGAATACTctgaaactgtaaaaaaaagaaaaagcagctttGTATGTAATGGCATGGACAAATTCTCCAAGATCTACAAGTAACTGGAAAATGTAAAGGTGCAGAGAAGTGGGTATtacaggagaggaaggggtaggtGGAAAGAAAAGTATAACGTACTGGACAGGTAAATAAGAAAGTAGGAATAGAGGTTACTTATTGAGGGTGGAAACCAGGCATATGGGGAGCAAAAAGTGTAGCTAGACCTACTGTACCTTTTATCCGGTTTAGCTTTTAAACCACACGaatgggtcctggctggttgtcttagcagtagagcgtcagcccagtgtatggaagtcccgggtttgattcttggtcagggcacacaggaaaagtgaccatctgcttctctacccctcccacctctctctttctctctcttcccctctcttcccctcctgcagccatggcttgaatgaacaggttggccccaggtgctgaggatgtttCCATGGCCTCGCCTAAGGTTTTGGAATAGCTTTGTTGccgagcaacagccccagatagggtttgctgggtgtatcctagttggggcgcatatgggagtctgtctctctctctgcctctcacttgattaaaaaaaaaaccaaaacgtgAGTGTATTGCCTgctcaacaaataaaattttcaggatagcatttgttaatattttaaagtaatgtttgtttttaaaattaaactattcTGAATGATGAAGACAAATGAACCatttctgtttccctttctctcacctttTAAATTGAAAAGATTATTTCATGACAAAGAAGAAACTGGATACAGAGCATAAAGACCCAAAAGATTATAGACAGGACTTCCATTCAAAGAAATCTGGATTTTGTGCAACTGCTTTGAACACTTCTGCTGGAAACTCAGATCCTTGTCTTCCTTATTCTTGTGAGTTGCCTTTATGCTATTTCTCCTCCAAATGTGTATGTTCATCAGGAGAGTACATGGACAGACCATCAAGCTCCTCTCAGGATGGTAGAAACCATGGTGAGACGGTGGGGTATTGTAACCACAGTGACTCTTTGCCAAAAATGCAGGCGAAAACTTTAAGAACTTCATTGGCCGGCCCTGATGCACGGAAGGCTATTACTCCTTCAGAGGCAGTTGACAGGTTTATGCCTAGGACAACACAGCTTCAGGAgcggaagagaagaagagaggatgaTCGTAAACTTGGAACTTTTCTTGAAACAAGTGCCAGCAGTGATGAGGTTATGATTGGGCCGCAGTTACCAGACATACCTAAAGTGGATATGCACGACGACTCACTGAATACAACAGCAAATTTAATTCGGAATAAACTTAAAGAGgtaagatcattttttaaaaactttattttttatagggacggacagacaggaaaggagggagatgagaagcatcagttcttcattacggctccttagttctttgattactttctcatatgtgccttgactggggggctactaCAGcaaggagtgaccccttgctcaagccagcaactttgggctcaagccagagacaatggGGTCGTATCTAGGAttccacagtcaagccagtgagcctgtcctcaagccagtgaccttgggctcaagccagagacgaTGGGGTCGTATCTAGGAttccacagtcaagccagtgagcctgtgcttaagctggatgtGCCAGTGCTTAAGCcaagtgagcctgcgctcagccagtgaccttgggcctgggtcctccgcgtcccagtccgatgctctatctactgcaccgtcactggtcaggctaaaaaaactTCTAAGAGACAATTTGACTGTACAACTAACACTAAATGGGGAATTATTTATGAAAACTATACTAtggtcattaattttattttcatttttagttttttttatgttttcctatACTTGTTGAATTAACtgaatttgaaaaatttatttgcTTTGATATCATTAATCCTTTCCTTAAACAATAAATAGAATGcatggtggggcaaaaataggtttatagttgtggaTATGCAAAACAGTTGttcttgtatttattaattattgtattattggccctggccggttggctcagcagtagagtgttggcctggcgtgtagaagtcctggatttgattcctgatcaggacaaacaggagaagtgatcatttgcttctccacccatccctgtcccccttctctctctgtctctctgtctttcctcccctcccacagcagtggctaaatggtttgagcagtttggctccaggtgctgaggatggctgcatggcctcacctcagacactgaaatagttcggttgctgtagcaacagagcagtggccccagatgagcagagcattgccctgtagggggctttcccagtgaatcctggtcggggtccatgcaggagtctgtctccctatgcctccctacctccccacttctcacttaagaaagggggggggggaatatatatatatatatatatatatatatatattattccatATGAACACCAGTGAACCTACTTTTGAGCCAACCTCTATACCCCGCCTCCTCTGACAGTTTATTCTCTTGTACTCTAGGACTTAAGTtttgctggttttcttttttacactAGGTGGTTTCATCTGTGCCAAAGCCTGCAGAGGACACAGTGGGAGATGTGCGTACAAGTCACCCATTAAAACAAAGAAGACGAATATAAGATTACTAGTAGGAAATTAGTATTTCCTAAgggagtatttatttttttatttttagcctgtcattttaattcatgaaaatattttactgcttgtattttttttcagtgcATTTCTCTTTGTAATTTTGTTCAAGCTACTTGTCTAATttaatttcatcttttaaaattattgtattatgggcctgacctgtggtggcgcagtggataaagcgtcgacctggaaatgctgaggttgccggttcgaaatcctgggcttgcctgctcaaggcacatatgggaattgatgcttcctgctcctcccccttctctctctctgtctctctctttcctttctaaaatgaataaataaaattaaaaaaaaaattattgtattatgGACAAAGTACATGCCAGTCACCTGTTTCCCTTAATAAAATTTTTCCAGAAACTCCACCCAGTGTCTTCAATTACATTTTAAGAACTGGCCCAGGACTATTCCTCACTGAGGAGTCTAAAATAGTGAATGTTTCAGGTTTCCAGCCTCTGTGTTtaaggaagcaaaagaaaagagggtTGGGCATGCCTGATGCCCAGTATTTGCCAGGTAAAATTAACTTCTCCCTACCTATTATGTTATTTTGATTCATACTTAATATTACAGAAACTTTTCTTGTAACTTTACCTTTCACATTGCAATAACTATatgtaaattgaagaaaataagataGGCAGCCAGgatttggttttgattttaatACAAGTATTGAGTGATTCACATTCTAAAGATAGAAGTCAGGATGTGTCTATGTGTCTGAATGCCAGAGCTTCAAAGGCAAGACAAATCTGTAAAGTAGAAAAGTTAATAAACTATTAGAACAAAGCTGGAATTAGGAGCTTACATGCTTTgcttataagaatttatttgatctatagcagaaataaattagaatTGTAAATAGTAGACTTCTACCACTACTTTTAGAatacccacatttttttttcctattagtaGACTACATAATGAAAAACCAGTTATGTCCAGGCTATTTCCATATTTTTACTGACAAAAATAGCTAGAGAAAGCCCATACCGAattttgtctggtttttttttcttcctatccttcctatctcaaagtgtgtgccagggcgcactggtgtaccctagaagatttccaggtgttccctatggtattccagagaaatatgtgcctgttggggaccaaaaaaccaacagggcttttggagtttagatttttgggggacagaggtgtggggaattggctgtaagctgacagtttgcccaaccccccacctcacttgctgattaggttgcaaaaggctgttaagctgtggtgctggattgtttacactaatccccatgttccccagaaagcctggaggcaagtttcttctatcctttggtgtaaagttaagatatgtatggtgggggttttctgcactcaacacaagagtaaaaagaggaattcttcaaagtattgaggaaatgagagtttgccttttaaatatatgcccaacattgaagaaattgctaggacacatcaggctcatgtttctcataaataagaatgaaaaaacacatttgtgccaggacctgctgaatttactaaatcttactaagaatgtatttatgtatataaaaagataacttttttgtcataagtttttaacccctcttttacaaattctaaaaagcataacaggccctggccggttggctcagtggtagagcgtcagcctggcgtgcagaagtctcgggttcgattcccggacagggcacacaggagaagcgcccatctgcttctccacccctccccctctccttcctctctgtctctctcttccccttccgcagccaaggctccactggagcaaagatggcccgggcactggggatggctccttggcctctgccccagacgctagagtggctctggttgcaacagagcgacgccccggaggggcagagcatcgccccctggtgggcgtgccgggtggatcccggtctggtgcacgcgggagtctgtctgactgtctctccccgtttcccgcttcagaaaaatacagaaaaaaaaaaaaaaagattaaaaagcataacaggccctggccggttggctcagcggtagagcgtcggcctggcgtgcagaagtcccgggttcaattcctggccagggcacacaggagaagtgcccatctgcttctccacccctccccctctccttcctctctgtctctctcttcccctcccgcccgcagccaaggctccattggagcaaagatggcccaggcgctgggcatggctccttggcctctgccccaggcgctagagtggctctggtcgcagcagagcgacgccccggaggggcagagcaccgccccctggtgggcagagcctcgcccctggtgggcgtgccgggtggatcccggtcgggcgcatgcgggagtctgtgtgtctctccccgtttccagctttggaaaaatacaaaaaaaaaaaaaaaaaaaagcataacaaaaaatgttttttaaggtcaataaatttaattttgtcatttattttgcttaattaccataaaagcacgcttggactttatatttattttctttaatatttgacttaattattataacatttttcagaaatttgtatatagtgcgcctacaattatttgtaggattttaaatgtgccccgacttcaaaaagtttgagaaccactgccttaagggcCTCTTGCCTAATGCATTGTATTTGAACATGTCAGTTAAGAAggttattaggccctggccggttggctcagcggtagagcgtcggcctagcgtgcggaggacccgggtttgattcccggccagggcacacaggagaagcgcccatttgcttctccacccctccgccgcgccttcctctctgtctctctcttcccctcccgcagccaaggctccattggagcaaaaatggccggggcgctggggatggctctgtggcctctgcctcaggtgctagagtggctctggtcgcaacatggcaacacccaggatgggcagagcatcgccccatggtgggcgtgctgggtggatcccggtcgggcacatgcgggagtctgtctgactgtctctccctatttccagcttcagaaaaatgcaataaataaataaataaataaataaatgaaggttattgggccctggcctgttggcttagcagcagagcgtcggcccagtgtgtggaagtcccaggttcaattcctgaccagggcacacaagagaagcgcccatctgcttctccacccttccacctctcctttctatctctttcttcccctcccgcagccaaggctccattggagcaaagttggcctggactctgaggacggcttcatggcctctgcctcaggcactagaatggctttgattgcaacagagcaatgccccagatgggccaagcattgctcctgggtgggcatgctgggtggaacccggtcaggcgcatgcaggaatctctctctgcctctcccctcttctcacttcaggaaaaaaaaggctTATTGTCATGTTAGGATGGCACTAAGTGGTATATGATATTAGTAGAAGCTGCAGGCAAGGGGTTTGGCCCTAGTTCCGTACAAGGtaattagatatattttttctgaattcagGTAAAAGATGCAGTAGAGACCTGAGCATAGAATAGGAAAGAATAAGTTGCTGTCTAGATGAGGCTTCTCAGACTTGAAGGTGTTATGAGCTTCCACCTGAGAGTTGTACTGTAATTCTGGTGGCGATGGCTGGCGCAGGTGGGTGGAAGGAATGGGGCGTTGTGTAGTGGAtatagtttttcagttttccaagatgaaagagttctggagattgcttgcacaacagtgtgaatgtgctTTACTAAACCGAATACTTAAAATTTGTTAGGATGGTAATGTTTATGTAagatgtattttaccacaattaaaaataattctcccagggcacataggagaagcgtccatttgcttctccacccctccgccgcgctttcctctctgtctctctcttcccctcccgcagccggggctccattggagcaaggatggcccgggctctgggcatggctctgtggcctctgcctcaggcgctagagtggctctggtcgcaatatggcgacgcccaggatgggcagaacatcgccccctgggggacagagcgtcgccccctggtgggcgtgccgggtggatcccggtcggtcgcatgcgggagtctgtctgactgtctctccctgtttccagcttcagaaaaatgaaaaaaataaaaaaaaaaaataaaaaaaaaaaataaataaaaataattctctgaCATCCTAAAGGGAGGA
Above is a window of Saccopteryx bilineata isolate mSacBil1 chromosome 7, mSacBil1_pri_phased_curated, whole genome shotgun sequence DNA encoding:
- the RBM48 gene encoding RNA-binding protein 48 isoform X1, with product MASSGGDLGAVFDHHVQRAVCDTRAKYREGRRPRAVRVYTINLESRYLLIQGVPAVGAMKELVERFALYGAIEQYNALDEYPAEDFTEVYLIKFVNLQSARIAKKKMDEQSFFGGLLHVCYAPEFETVEETRKKLRERRAYVARTTKNKDYFMTKKKLDTEHKDPKDYRQDFHSKKSGFCATALNTSAGNSDPCLPYSCELPLCYFSSKCVCSSGEYMDRPSSSSQDGRNHGETVGYCNHSDSLPKMQAKTLRTSLAGPDARKAITPSEAVDRFMPRTTQLQERKRRREDDRKLGTFLETSASSDEVMIGPQLPDIPKVDMHDDSLNTTANLIRNKLKEVVSSVPKPAEDTVGDVRTSHPLKQRRRI
- the RBM48 gene encoding RNA-binding protein 48 isoform X2 codes for the protein MKELVERFALYGAIEQYNALDEYPAEDFTEVYLIKFVNLQSARIAKKKMDEQSFFGGLLHVCYAPEFETVEETRKKLRERRAYVARTTKNKDYFMTKKKLDTEHKDPKDYRQDFHSKKSGFCATALNTSAGNSDPCLPYSCELPLCYFSSKCVCSSGEYMDRPSSSSQDGRNHGETVGYCNHSDSLPKMQAKTLRTSLAGPDARKAITPSEAVDRFMPRTTQLQERKRRREDDRKLGTFLETSASSDEVMIGPQLPDIPKVDMHDDSLNTTANLIRNKLKEVVSSVPKPAEDTVGDVRTSHPLKQRRRI
- the RBM48 gene encoding RNA-binding protein 48 isoform X3; translated protein: MTKKKLDTEHKDPKDYRQDFHSKKSGFCATALNTSAGNSDPCLPYSCELPLCYFSSKCVCSSGEYMDRPSSSSQDGRNHGETVGYCNHSDSLPKMQAKTLRTSLAGPDARKAITPSEAVDRFMPRTTQLQERKRRREDDRKLGTFLETSASSDEVMIGPQLPDIPKVDMHDDSLNTTANLIRNKLKEVVSSVPKPAEDTVGDVRTSHPLKQRRRI